The following proteins are encoded in a genomic region of Dokdonia donghaensis DSW-1:
- a CDS encoding nucleoside-diphosphate kinase, whose product MTNRTFTMIKPDGVENGHIGAILEKITASGFRIVAMKLTQMTKADAETFYAVHNERPFFGELVEFMTRGPIVAAVLEKENAVADFRTLIGATNPADAAEGTIRALYATSMGENAVHGSDSDENAAIESAFHFAGREMF is encoded by the coding sequence ATGACAAATAGAACTTTTACAATGATTAAGCCTGATGGCGTTGAGAATGGACACATCGGAGCAATTTTAGAAAAAATCACTGCTAGTGGTTTCCGTATCGTAGCGATGAAGCTTACTCAAATGACAAAGGCAGATGCAGAGACTTTTTATGCTGTACACAATGAGCGTCCATTCTTTGGAGAGCTTGTAGAGTTTATGACACGCGGACCTATCGTTGCAGCGGTACTTGAAAAAGAAAACGCAGTAGCAGATTTCCGTACTTTAATAGGAGCTACTAACCCTGCAGATGCTGCCGAAGGTACAATACGTGCACTTTATGCAACTTCTATGGGAGAAAATGCAGTACACGGTTCTGATAGTGATGAGAATGCAGCTATAGAAAGCGCTTTTCACTTTGCTGGACGTGAGATGTTTTAA
- the typA gene encoding translational GTPase TypA codes for MDIRNIAIIAHVDHGKTTLVDKIMYHCELFRENESKGELILDNNDLERERGITITSKNVSVTYKGTKINIIDTPGHADFGGEVERVLNMADGVCLLVDAFEGPMPQTRFVLQKAIDLGLKPCVVVNKVDKENCTPEEVHEKVFDLMFELGAEEWQLDFPTVYGSAKNNWMSDDWQKETDSIEPLLEMVMEHIPVPETKEGNTQMLITSLDFSSFTGRIAIGRLNRGELKEGMQVSLVKRDGTIKKTRIKELHTFDGLGRIKVESVQAGDICAIVGLEGFEIGDTVADFENPEGLATIDIDEPTMSMLFSINDSPFFGKDGKFVTSRHIKDRLTKELEKNLALRVNDTDSADKFLVYGRGVMHLSVLIETMRREGYELQIGQPQVIIKEIDGVKCEPVEELTIDLPENVSGRAVEFVTMRKGEMLSMEAKGERMIIEFLIPSRGIIGLRNQLLTATAGEAIMAHRFKEYQPFKGDIPGRISGSLVSMENGTAIPYSIDKLQDRGKFFVSPGEDIYEGQVIGENSRQDDMNINITKAKKQSNVRSSGADDKAKIVPAIKFSLEEALEYIQKDEYVEVTPNHLRLRKIYLKEVDRKRNKIA; via the coding sequence ATGGACATAAGGAATATCGCGATTATCGCCCACGTAGACCACGGTAAAACAACCCTGGTAGACAAAATTATGTATCACTGTGAGCTTTTTAGAGAAAATGAGTCTAAAGGTGAACTTATACTAGATAACAATGACCTGGAGCGTGAGCGCGGGATTACTATTACTTCAAAAAACGTTTCTGTAACCTACAAGGGTACTAAGATTAATATCATTGATACTCCTGGTCACGCCGATTTTGGTGGAGAGGTAGAGCGTGTATTAAATATGGCAGATGGTGTGTGTCTACTTGTAGATGCCTTTGAAGGACCTATGCCACAAACACGTTTTGTATTACAGAAGGCAATAGACCTAGGTCTTAAGCCTTGTGTGGTTGTAAATAAAGTAGATAAAGAAAACTGTACTCCAGAAGAGGTACACGAGAAGGTTTTTGACCTTATGTTTGAACTAGGTGCCGAAGAGTGGCAACTAGACTTCCCTACAGTATACGGAAGTGCAAAAAATAACTGGATGTCTGACGACTGGCAGAAGGAAACAGACTCTATCGAGCCATTATTAGAAATGGTGATGGAGCACATACCAGTACCAGAAACTAAAGAAGGAAACACGCAGATGCTTATCACATCTCTAGACTTCTCTTCTTTTACAGGTCGTATCGCAATAGGACGTCTTAACCGTGGTGAGCTTAAAGAAGGTATGCAAGTATCTCTTGTAAAGCGCGATGGTACTATTAAGAAAACTCGTATTAAAGAACTTCACACTTTTGACGGTTTAGGTCGTATTAAAGTAGAGTCTGTACAAGCAGGTGATATCTGTGCGATTGTAGGCCTTGAAGGATTTGAGATAGGTGATACTGTAGCAGATTTTGAAAACCCAGAAGGTCTTGCAACGATTGATATTGATGAGCCTACAATGAGTATGTTATTCTCTATTAACGATTCTCCTTTCTTTGGAAAAGATGGAAAGTTTGTAACATCACGTCACATTAAAGATCGTCTTACTAAAGAACTAGAAAAGAACCTTGCGCTACGTGTAAACGATACAGATAGTGCAGATAAGTTCTTAGTATATGGTCGTGGGGTTATGCACCTGTCTGTACTTATCGAGACAATGCGTCGCGAGGGGTATGAATTACAGATAGGACAGCCTCAAGTAATTATAAAAGAAATAGACGGTGTAAAATGTGAGCCGGTAGAAGAGCTTACTATTGACCTTCCAGAAAATGTTTCTGGTCGTGCAGTAGAGTTTGTAACAATGCGTAAAGGTGAGATGCTTTCTATGGAAGCAAAAGGTGAGCGTATGATTATAGAATTCTTAATCCCATCACGTGGTATTATAGGATTACGTAACCAACTTCTTACTGCTACTGCTGGAGAAGCAATTATGGCACACCGCTTTAAAGAATACCAGCCTTTTAAAGGTGATATCCCTGGACGTATTTCTGGATCACTTGTATCTATGGAAAACGGTACAGCTATCCCTTACTCTATAGATAAACTTCAAGATCGTGGTAAGTTTTTCGTATCACCTGGTGAAGATATCTATGAAGGTCAAGTAATAGGTGAAAACTCTCGTCAGGATGATATGAATATCAATATCACAAAAGCAAAGAAGCAGTCTAACGTACGTTCTTCTGGAGCAGATGATAAGGCTAAGATTGTACCTGCAATTAAGTTCTCACTAGAAGAAGCGCTAGAATATATTCAGAAAGATGAGTATGTAGAGGTAACTCCTAATCACTTAAGACTACGTAAGATTTACTTAAAAGAAGTAGACCGTAAGCGTAACAAGATTGCCTAA
- a CDS encoding GNAT family N-acetyltransferase, with the protein MKYPKTRNQTIYTVKKYQSADVQRWNNFVAQAKNATFLHDRSFMEYHSDRFTDYSLLVYKGEKLVALLPANADGNDLYSHQGLTYGGVLLSRKQKLQDVIAITQEILKYAQQQGFTSLYLKQLPTFYAVMPSDEFEYIAQLLSASCYRVDTASVIDYRNTLSIQSNRMEGVKKAERAGLVIKEEVGFDNFWNEILVPNLKQKHQSQPTHTLEEIKKLQASFPENIRQFNVYHNNTIVGGATIFEAKTTAHVQYISAGENKQELGTLDFLFYELIEQTFAHKNYFDFGISNEEGGTKLNSGLSYWKECFGARTHVHKFYKVAVQNHSLLKDVLI; encoded by the coding sequence TTGAAATATCCTAAAACTCGCAACCAAACCATCTATACTGTAAAAAAATATCAATCCGCAGATGTCCAGCGCTGGAACAATTTTGTAGCACAGGCAAAAAATGCAACCTTTCTACACGACCGTTCCTTTATGGAGTATCACAGCGATAGGTTTACAGATTACTCACTGCTCGTTTACAAGGGTGAAAAACTTGTTGCACTCCTTCCGGCTAATGCAGACGGAAATGATCTATACAGTCATCAGGGGTTAACGTATGGTGGTGTTTTGCTTTCGCGAAAGCAAAAACTACAAGATGTCATAGCAATTACTCAAGAAATATTAAAGTATGCGCAGCAACAAGGCTTCACATCTTTATATCTAAAACAGCTTCCCACGTTTTATGCGGTGATGCCTAGTGATGAGTTTGAGTATATCGCACAATTACTTAGTGCTAGCTGTTACCGGGTAGATACTGCTTCTGTAATAGATTATAGGAATACATTATCCATACAATCTAATCGTATGGAAGGAGTAAAAAAGGCAGAAAGAGCAGGTCTGGTTATAAAAGAGGAAGTAGGTTTTGACAACTTTTGGAACGAAATACTCGTACCTAACCTAAAGCAAAAACATCAATCACAACCCACACATACCCTAGAGGAAATAAAAAAGCTACAAGCTTCTTTTCCAGAAAACATAAGGCAGTTTAATGTCTACCATAATAATACGATAGTAGGAGGGGCAACTATATTTGAGGCTAAAACCACGGCACACGTTCAATATATTTCGGCAGGAGAGAATAAGCAGGAGTTGGGAACGCTAGATTTCTTATTTTATGAGCTCATAGAGCAAACCTTTGCACATAAAAACTACTTTGATTTTGGTATTTCAAACGAAGAGGGCGGCACAAAACTCAACAGTGGCTTATCTTACTGGAAAGAATGTTTTGGAGCACGTACCCACGTTCATAAATTCTATAAAGTAGCCGTGCAGAATCATTCACTACTTAAAGATGTCTTGATATGA
- a CDS encoding DegT/DnrJ/EryC1/StrS family aminotransferase: MIPFLDLKKINAPYEKELKNKFDSFLEKGWYILGNEVTAFQKEYAAYCGTQFCIGTANGLDALRLILEGYKILGKLQEGDEVLVASNTYIATIIGVKQAGLKPILVEANLDTFNFDYNDLEQKITSKTRVIMPTHLYGRLTDMDRVNAFAKAYNLLTVTDCAQSHGAITASGMRSGSLADASGHSFYPTKNLGALGDAGAITTNDKALAEVVEKYRNYGFKERYVAQYTGVNSRLDELQAAFLRIKLRDLDTQNSKRIAIAKQYLEGINNEHIILPQWSEGKDYVWHLFVVRCEQRDVLQEYLKANGIATIIHYPVPPHKQEALQVLGSMSLPVCEQLHSEVLSLPISPSLAKTEITQIIKAINDFKC; this comes from the coding sequence ATGATTCCATTTTTAGACTTAAAAAAGATAAATGCACCTTATGAAAAGGAGCTTAAGAATAAGTTCGATTCTTTTTTAGAGAAAGGATGGTATATTCTTGGCAACGAGGTGACGGCTTTTCAAAAAGAGTATGCAGCTTACTGTGGTACTCAATTTTGTATAGGTACAGCAAATGGCCTTGACGCCTTGAGGCTCATTCTGGAAGGCTATAAAATACTAGGTAAACTGCAAGAGGGCGATGAGGTGCTCGTTGCGAGTAACACTTACATTGCAACCATCATAGGAGTAAAACAAGCGGGCTTAAAACCTATACTAGTTGAGGCAAATCTTGACACATTCAACTTTGATTATAACGATTTAGAACAGAAAATCACTTCAAAGACAAGAGTGATTATGCCTACACATTTGTACGGAAGACTTACAGATATGGATAGGGTTAACGCTTTCGCGAAAGCGTACAACCTACTCACCGTTACAGATTGTGCACAATCACACGGGGCAATTACAGCTTCTGGTATGCGCAGTGGCTCTCTGGCAGATGCGAGCGGTCATAGCTTTTACCCCACAAAAAATCTAGGTGCTCTAGGTGATGCAGGAGCAATCACCACAAATGACAAAGCGCTAGCCGAAGTTGTAGAAAAATATAGAAACTACGGCTTTAAAGAGCGCTATGTCGCACAATATACTGGAGTAAATAGCCGCCTCGACGAACTACAGGCTGCTTTTTTGAGAATAAAACTTAGAGATCTAGACACGCAGAACAGTAAGCGCATCGCTATTGCAAAGCAATATCTTGAAGGGATAAATAATGAACATATTATTTTGCCACAATGGTCTGAGGGTAAGGATTACGTCTGGCATCTATTTGTAGTGCGCTGTGAGCAGAGGGATGTATTACAAGAATATCTTAAGGCAAATGGTATCGCAACGATTATACATTACCCCGTGCCGCCGCACAAGCAAGAGGCTTTACAAGTGCTTGGATCTATGTCCTTACCAGTTTGCGAGCAGTTGCATAGTGAGGTGCTCAGTTTACCTATCAGTCCATCGCTTGCTAAAACGGAGATTACCCAGATTATAAAAGCCATAAACGACTTTAAATGCTAG
- a CDS encoding O-antigen translocase → MLGKLRSGIANNLLLKITSFNAISVGLQILGGLITSKLIAIYLGERGMALLGYLRNFMTTTQAAGNLGLSNGIVKYVATGDEESHPLSKLLSTAVIVSLIATIIVSTILYVGAAYFNTQIFGNGAEYIYVFKWLAIALPFITLNGILLAVINGQSAYKKVVKIQIFSNLIGLAITILSIIYYGVQGALVALVVSPAVILVITLVALGKEGSVLKHISFSKFDTGALRKLGSYTLMALFSMIVLPLVYIAIRREIGEGAGYWDAMTRVSDYYFKFVATLMTLYILPQLSKATTSSAFRKEIFGFYKTILPLFGLGLLLIYFLRSFIVQLLFTEDFMPMTSLFKWQLLGDFFKVASLVIGYQIIAKNNLKLFLITEVISLVVIYTSGIYFVQNFGAEGATMGHCLSYFMHLLVLLFIFRESLFTKTNE, encoded by the coding sequence ATGCTAGGTAAACTACGTAGCGGTATTGCAAATAATCTTTTACTTAAGATTACTTCTTTTAATGCAATAAGTGTGGGCTTACAAATACTAGGAGGTCTTATCACGTCAAAGCTTATCGCTATTTATCTAGGAGAACGCGGTATGGCATTGCTAGGTTATTTGCGCAATTTTATGACCACCACGCAAGCGGCCGGTAATCTAGGTTTGTCTAACGGTATTGTAAAGTATGTTGCCACAGGTGATGAGGAGAGTCATCCATTATCAAAGTTACTGTCTACTGCTGTCATCGTGAGTTTGATCGCTACTATAATTGTTTCGACGATTTTATATGTAGGGGCTGCTTATTTTAATACTCAGATTTTTGGCAATGGGGCGGAGTACATATACGTGTTTAAATGGCTGGCAATAGCACTACCGTTTATAACACTTAACGGTATTTTGCTAGCTGTTATTAATGGACAGTCGGCTTATAAGAAGGTGGTGAAGATTCAAATCTTTTCTAACCTGATAGGTCTTGCCATAACCATCTTAAGCATCATATACTATGGTGTACAAGGAGCACTAGTTGCGCTTGTTGTTAGTCCGGCGGTGATACTAGTGATTACGCTAGTTGCTTTAGGAAAAGAAGGTAGCGTATTGAAACACATCTCATTCTCAAAATTTGACACAGGCGCTTTGCGCAAACTAGGGTCTTACACGCTTATGGCCTTATTTTCTATGATTGTGTTGCCGCTGGTGTATATCGCAATACGTAGAGAGATAGGGGAGGGAGCTGGTTACTGGGATGCTATGACGCGTGTGTCAGATTACTATTTTAAGTTTGTAGCGACATTAATGACCCTATATATTTTGCCTCAATTATCAAAAGCCACCACAAGCAGTGCTTTTAGAAAAGAGATTTTCGGGTTTTATAAAACCATCTTACCCCTGTTTGGGCTCGGGTTGTTGCTTATTTATTTTTTGCGTTCATTTATTGTTCAGTTATTATTTACTGAAGATTTTATGCCTATGACCTCATTGTTTAAATGGCAGTTGCTAGGAGATTTTTTTAAGGTTGCCTCACTAGTGATAGGCTACCAGATTATAGCCAAAAACAATCTCAAATTATTCCTCATTACCGAGGTAATCTCCCTTGTTGTAATTTATACTTCTGGAATATACTTTGTGCAAAATTTTGGTGCAGAGGGTGCGACAATGGGACATTGTTTAAGTTATTTTATGCATTTATTGGTATTACTGTTTATCTTTCGGGAGTCGCTTTTTACAAAAACCAATGAGTAG
- a CDS encoding DapH/DapD/GlmU-related protein, with protein sequence MSSLGNILQSFRIWKYKLLSQTTYVDSKPMLFQPAQLNGKGVIRFRESVQIGVINSPSFYNTYAYIEARKEGSEIIFGNNVAINNNFCAIANEGTIVIGDDTTIGLNCSIYNCNFHSLDPTRRRTDAGPSAAVTIGKNVFIGNNVSIWKGVSIGDNAVIAAGSVVTSSVAAGVTFS encoded by the coding sequence ATGAGTAGCCTAGGTAACATATTGCAATCATTTAGAATCTGGAAGTACAAGTTGCTCTCACAGACTACCTATGTAGACAGTAAACCTATGCTTTTTCAACCCGCACAACTTAATGGGAAGGGTGTGATACGCTTTCGCGAAAGCGTACAAATAGGTGTCATAAACTCTCCATCATTTTATAATACTTATGCTTACATCGAAGCAAGAAAGGAGGGAAGTGAGATTATTTTTGGGAACAACGTTGCGATTAATAATAATTTTTGTGCCATAGCAAACGAGGGAACGATTGTGATAGGAGATGATACTACAATAGGGCTTAACTGCTCCATTTATAATTGTAATTTTCACAGTCTTGACCCCACCAGACGCCGAACCGATGCTGGACCAAGTGCCGCAGTAACGATAGGCAAAAATGTATTTATAGGCAATAATGTAAGCATCTGGAAAGGCGTGTCAATAGGTGATAATGCCGTGATTGCTGCTGGAAGCGTTGTGACATCCTCGGTAGCTGCGGGAGTTACATTCTCTTAA
- a CDS encoding glycosyltransferase family protein, whose protein sequence is MRILLVGEYSRLHNSLKEGLTALGHEVTLVGSGDGFKKFPVDIPLERGYTSSWKKKLKLSILKLTGIDISEKSLRNHFTKLKPQLSGYDVVQLINESSFNTTPSLELEIAQYLKEHNKNLFLLSCGTDHISVTHAFTDELPYTIATPYKEGKLTKTSFAPALKYLAPAYKRLHTALYKLVDGVIATDLDYHFPLKDHRLYKGLIPNPINVDKILKQEIAFTYPITIFHGINRNNYYKKGNDLFEQALAIISNKYNEKVNIITTENLPYDEYITAYNKAHIVLDQVYAHDQGYNALESMAKGKVVFTGAGPHFKAQYQLDKTVAIDATPDVNEIVANLEKLIASPALLEEISENAHHFIKTHHHYTKVAQQYLKTWQAT, encoded by the coding sequence ATGCGCATCTTACTTGTAGGCGAATACAGCCGACTTCATAATTCTCTCAAAGAAGGTCTCACCGCGTTAGGTCACGAGGTCACCCTCGTGGGCTCTGGCGATGGCTTTAAAAAATTTCCCGTAGACATCCCTCTAGAAAGAGGTTATACCTCTAGCTGGAAAAAGAAGCTAAAACTGAGCATTCTTAAATTAACCGGTATTGATATTTCAGAAAAATCACTGCGTAACCACTTTACAAAATTAAAACCTCAACTTTCTGGTTATGACGTGGTGCAACTTATTAATGAGTCTAGTTTTAACACCACGCCGTCATTAGAACTTGAGATAGCTCAGTATCTCAAAGAGCATAATAAAAATCTCTTTCTCCTCTCTTGCGGTACAGACCACATAAGTGTTACCCACGCTTTTACAGACGAGTTGCCATACACAATTGCCACACCCTATAAGGAAGGTAAACTCACAAAAACATCTTTTGCCCCGGCGCTTAAGTACCTGGCACCCGCTTATAAAAGATTACACACGGCACTATATAAGCTTGTAGATGGTGTGATTGCTACAGATCTTGATTATCATTTCCCTCTTAAAGATCATCGTTTATACAAGGGGCTCATCCCAAACCCTATTAACGTAGATAAGATACTTAAGCAGGAGATTGCTTTTACGTATCCTATTACCATCTTTCACGGGATTAATAGAAATAACTATTACAAAAAAGGAAATGACCTTTTTGAGCAAGCGCTTGCTATTATAAGCAATAAATACAACGAGAAGGTAAACATCATCACCACAGAAAATCTACCGTATGATGAATATATTACCGCTTATAATAAAGCACATATTGTGCTAGATCAAGTTTATGCCCACGATCAAGGTTACAATGCGCTGGAGTCTATGGCAAAAGGTAAGGTGGTCTTTACTGGTGCTGGCCCGCATTTTAAAGCACAATATCAATTAGATAAAACGGTGGCAATAGATGCGACACCAGATGTAAATGAAATTGTGGCAAATCTAGAAAAGCTCATAGCGTCACCTGCGCTTCTTGAAGAGATAAGTGAGAACGCACATCACTTTATAAAAACCCATCACCACTACACAAAAGTCGCCCAGCAATATCTTAAGACTTGGCAAGCTACATAA
- a CDS encoding glycosyltransferase, which translates to MPKDTHKKIALVTISLSGGGAERSTAFLSQILTGLGHTVHIICIRDGVSYPYKGTLFNLGADKREYDGLITKYKHLKRLKDYLHNEQFDLVIDSRSRSSALKEWVYTKYIYKAQKVLYMVRSARLETYFPVPDVLAKWFYGKRHFVGVSKSIAAKIKARYGFKHIHQVYNPIPTMTFGESNVSLPETYLLGYGRLVDDVKNFSLMISAFAKANLKLPLVIMGDGPDAKKLATLSKSLGINDKVIFIGHQSNPAPIVERALCTLLTSHYEGFPMVLVESLALGTPVISVDCDSGPKEIVENGINGMLVANYDEVALSTAIRTFVLDGELASSCKKNAQESVKHLAAEHIALDWKKILDSL; encoded by the coding sequence TTGCCGAAAGATACTCATAAAAAAATTGCACTAGTTACCATTTCCTTATCTGGTGGTGGTGCAGAGCGGTCTACGGCATTTTTATCACAGATACTCACAGGTCTCGGGCATACGGTACACATTATCTGTATAAGAGATGGGGTTTCGTATCCTTATAAAGGCACGTTATTTAATCTAGGTGCAGATAAGCGTGAGTACGACGGGCTAATTACAAAATATAAGCACCTCAAAAGATTAAAGGATTACTTACATAATGAGCAGTTTGACCTTGTTATAGATAGCAGGTCTCGATCTTCTGCTTTAAAAGAATGGGTGTATACAAAGTACATTTATAAAGCCCAAAAAGTACTTTATATGGTGCGAAGTGCTCGATTAGAAACATATTTTCCAGTACCAGATGTGCTTGCAAAGTGGTTTTATGGTAAGCGTCATTTTGTAGGAGTTTCAAAAAGTATTGCTGCAAAGATTAAAGCGAGATACGGCTTTAAACATATTCATCAGGTATATAACCCTATCCCAACAATGACTTTTGGTGAGAGCAATGTAAGCCTTCCGGAGACGTACCTTTTAGGGTATGGAAGACTGGTAGATGATGTAAAGAACTTTAGTTTGATGATTTCCGCTTTCGCGAAAGCGAACTTAAAACTACCCCTCGTGATTATGGGGGATGGTCCAGATGCCAAAAAGCTAGCAACACTCTCAAAATCTCTTGGCATAAATGATAAAGTCATTTTTATAGGGCATCAATCTAATCCTGCACCAATAGTAGAGCGAGCATTGTGCACCTTACTCACCAGTCACTATGAAGGCTTCCCGATGGTGCTAGTAGAGTCGCTAGCGCTAGGCACTCCGGTTATAAGTGTAGATTGTGACTCCGGGCCAAAAGAGATTGTGGAAAACGGTATAAACGGTATGCTAGTAGCAAATTATGATGAGGTAGCTTTAAGTACCGCCATTCGTACATTTGTGCTAGATGGTGAGCTTGCCAGTAGCTGTAAAAAAAATGCGCAAGAAAGTGTAAAACATCTAGCCGCAGAACACATCGCTCTAGACTGGAAAAAAATACTAGATAGCTTATGA
- a CDS encoding sugar 3,4-ketoisomerase: protein MKNLIEIPRITDPRGNLAVIEKEVLPYAIKRVYYLHDVPSGAYRGGHAHKECKELLIAVSGSFEVVLDNGNTKERIMLSKPNQGLLIDVNIWRELENFSSGAVCLVLASHEYDEDDYIRNYETYKSLKS from the coding sequence ATGAAAAATCTTATAGAAATACCTAGAATTACAGACCCCAGAGGCAATCTAGCTGTGATAGAAAAAGAGGTGTTACCTTATGCTATAAAGCGTGTGTATTATCTTCACGATGTACCTAGCGGAGCATATAGAGGCGGTCACGCTCATAAAGAGTGTAAGGAGTTACTCATCGCTGTAAGTGGGAGTTTTGAAGTAGTGCTTGATAATGGCAACACAAAAGAACGCATTATGCTTAGTAAGCCTAACCAAGGCTTGCTTATAGATGTAAACATCTGGCGGGAGTTAGAAAACTTTTCTTCTGGAGCAGTATGTCTCGTACTAGCATCTCACGAGTATGATGAAGATGATTATATACGTAACTATGAGACTTACAAGTCTTTAAAAAGCTGA
- a CDS encoding glycosyltransferase family 2 protein: MPKFSVVITVYNKAPFVKETIESVLQQSIQDFEVIVVNDGSTDASDAVIKSIASEKIMYLPLAENVGAGAARNIGIKSARGLFIALLDGDDLWAPFYLAEITALINVYPEHYVFATAVHKEYKNHTRPNSYSFENPDNSPFLDLDYFTSSYKNTLLTSSSTVLHRSVCEDVGYFNEKIKSGQDTDLWIRIGLQYRIAFSTKACATYRYAPQSLYKGTRSVKDRPDYLAYLEEEKTNEELKKFIDLNRYSLILRARLWGEKSEVNTYLAHLDMNNLNSKQRFLLSLPTYALRFAFKSQSFLERAGIKLSAF, translated from the coding sequence ATGCCTAAATTTTCTGTGGTCATTACGGTTTATAACAAAGCCCCTTTTGTAAAGGAGACCATAGAGAGTGTACTACAGCAAAGTATTCAAGACTTTGAAGTTATAGTAGTAAACGATGGCTCTACAGATGCTAGTGATGCTGTCATAAAATCTATAGCTTCAGAAAAAATTATGTATCTCCCGCTTGCAGAAAACGTAGGAGCAGGCGCTGCACGCAACATAGGCATAAAATCTGCCAGAGGATTGTTTATCGCACTGCTAGATGGTGATGATTTATGGGCTCCCTTCTACCTAGCAGAAATTACAGCACTTATTAATGTGTATCCCGAGCACTACGTATTTGCAACGGCAGTGCACAAAGAATATAAAAACCATACAAGGCCTAACAGCTACAGCTTTGAAAACCCAGATAACAGCCCTTTTCTAGACCTTGATTACTTTACAAGCAGTTATAAAAACACATTACTTACGAGTAGCTCCACCGTTTTACACCGTTCTGTATGTGAGGATGTAGGATATTTTAATGAAAAGATAAAAAGCGGTCAAGATACCGACTTATGGATACGCATAGGTTTACAATACAGAATTGCCTTTAGCACCAAAGCTTGTGCAACCTATCGCTATGCGCCACAAAGCCTTTATAAAGGGACTCGCTCTGTAAAAGATAGACCAGACTATCTAGCATATCTAGAAGAAGAAAAAACAAATGAGGAACTCAAAAAGTTTATTGATCTCAACAGGTACTCCCTCATTCTAAGAGCCCGACTTTGGGGAGAAAAAAGTGAGGTAAACACCTATCTAGCGCATCTTGATATGAACAACCTCAATAGCAAACAGCGTTTTTTATTAAGTCTACCCACCTACGCCTTACGTTTTGCTTTTAAGAGTCAAAGCTTCCTTGAAAGAGCAGGGATTAAACTCTCAGCTTTTTAA